In Nerophis ophidion isolate RoL-2023_Sa linkage group LG03, RoL_Noph_v1.0, whole genome shotgun sequence, the following are encoded in one genomic region:
- the LOC133548690 gene encoding fibroin heavy chain-like, translating to MFKLVMAYLVTLLELMKEYPVTSHRAGVVTMLELMIDYPVTSPELAQVCPVTMLELMMEYPVTSPELPRVCLLVSPGPGAVTSPEQVRVWPVTSTERVWVCPVTSHLQSYVTRAGAGVSSVVHRACADVPSDIARAGASVASDVNRAGAGVPGDLPRACADVTGDVARAGAGVSSVVRRACADVPSDIARAGVGVASDVNQAGVGVPGDIARAGRGVTGDVTEAGAHLQSYDSRAGAGVPSVLPRACADMPSDVARAGVGVSSVVRQACADVPSDIARASASVSCDIARAGTGVDSDINQTGVGVPSDIARAGAGVDSGVNQAGVGVPGDIARAGAGVASDVNQAGVGVPGDIARAGTGVPSDIARAGAVVASGVNQAGVGVPSDIARAGAGVDSGINQAGVGVPGDIARAGAGVTGDVTKAGAHLQSYDTRAGAGVPSVLPRACADVPGDVTRAGAGVSSDLPQACADVPGDVTRAGAGVSSVVARACADVPNDIV from the exons ATGTTCAAGCTGGTGATGGCATACCTGGTGACGTTGCTCGAGCTGATGAAGGAGTACCCGGTGACATCACACCGAGCCGGCGTGG TGACGATGCTCGAGCTAATGATAGACTACCCAGTGACATCGCCTGAGCTGGCGCAGGTGTGCCCAGTGACGATGCTCGAGCTAATGATGGAGTACCCAGTGACATCGCCTGAGCTGCCACGGGTGTGCCTACTGGTGTCGCCCGGGCCGGGCGCAG TGACTTCGCCCGAGCAAGTGCGGGTGTGGCCAGTGACGTCAACCGAGCGGGTGTGGGTGTGCCCGGTGACGTCCCATTTGCAAAGTTATGTCACCCGGGCAGGTGCGGGTGTGTCCAGTGTCGTCCACCGAGCCTGTGCAGACGTGCCCAGTGACATCGCCCGAGCCGGCGCGAGTGTGGCTAGTGACGTCAACCGAGCGGGTGCGGGTGTGCCCGGTGACCTCCCTCGAGCTTGTGCAGATGTGACCGGTGACGTCGCCCGAGCGGGTGCGGGTGTGTCCAGTGTCGTCCGCCGAGCCTGTGCAGACGTGCCCAGTGACATCGCCCGAGCAGGTGTAGGTGTGGCCAGTGACGTCAACCAAGCAG GTGTGGGTGTGCCCGGTGACATCGCCCGAGCCGGCAGGGGTGTGACTGGTGACGTCACCGAAGCCGGTGCACATTTGCAAAGTTATGACTCTCGAGCTGGCGCGGGTGTGCCCAGTGTCCTCCCTCGAGCTTGTGCAGATATGCCCAGTGACGTCGCCCGAGCGGGTGTGGGTGTGTCCAGTGTCGTCCGCCAAGCCTGTGCAGATGTGCCCAGTGACATCGCCCGAGCAAGTGCGAGTGTGTCCTGTGACATCGCCCGAGCCGGCACTGGTGTGGACAGTGACATCAACCAAACAGGTGTGGGTGTGCCCAGTGACATCGCCCGAGCCGGCGCTGGTGTGGACAGTGGCGTCAACCAAGCAGGTGTGGGTGTGCCCGGTGACATCGCCCGAGCCGGCGCGGGTGTGGCCAGTGACGTCAACCAAGCAGGTGTGGGTGTGCCCGGTGACATCGCCCGAGCCGGCACGGGTGTGCCCAGTGACATCGCCCGAGCCGGCGCGGTTGTGGCCAGTGGCGTCAACCAAGCAGGTGTGGGTGTGCCCAGTGACATCGCCCGAGCCGGCGCGGGTGTGGACAGTGGCATCAACCAAGCAGGTGTGGGTGTGCCCGGTGACATCGCCCGAGCCGGCGCGGGTGTGACTGGTGACGTCACCAAAGCCGGTGCACATTTGCAAAGTTATGACACTCGAGCTGGGGCGGGTGTGCCCAGTGTCCTCCCTCGAGCTTGTGCAGATGTGCCCGGTGACGTCACCCGGGCGGGTGCAGGTGTGTCCAGTGACCTCCCTCAAGCTTGTGCCGATGTGCCCGGTGACGTCACTCGGGCGGGTGCAGGTGTGTCCAGTGTCGTCGCCCGAGCCTGTGCAGATGTGCCCAATGACATCGTCTGA